Genomic segment of Umezawaea sp. Da 62-37:
GTCGTGCAGGACGTGCCCGGCGTGACGCGCGACCGGATCGCCTACGACGCGCTGTGGAACGGCCGCAAGTTCACCGTCGTCGACACCGGCGGCTGGGAGCCCGACGCGACCGGCCTGCAGGCCGCCGTCGCGGAGCAGGCCGAGCTGGCCATGGCCGCCGCCGACGTCATCCTGCTGGTCGTCGATGCCACCGTCGGCGCCACCGCGACCGAGGAGGCCGTGGCCAAGATCCTGCGGCGCTCCAAGCGCCCGGTGCTGCTGGTCGCCAACAAGGTCGACGACGAACGCCTCATGGCCGAGACCGCGTCCCTCTGGTCCCTGGGCCTCGGCGAGCCCTGGCCCGTCAGCGGCCTGCACGGTCGCGGCTCCGGCGACCTCCTCGACGAGATCCTGAAGGCCCTGCCGGAATCCCCGCGCGACGACTTCAACCCCGTCACCGGCCCCCGCCGCGTCGCGCTGGTCGGCAAGCCGAACGTCGGCAAGTCCAGCCTCCTCAACCGCCTGACCGGCGAGAACCGCTCCGTCGTCGACTCCGTCGCCGGCACCACCGTCGACCCGGTCGACACCATCGTCGAACTGGACGACGAGGTCTGGCGCTTCGTCGACACGGCCGGACTGCGCAAGCGCGTCAACTTCGCCAGCGGCGCCGAGTACTACGCCTCGCTGCGCACCAAGGCCGCCATCGACTCCGCCGAGGTCGCCATCGTCCTCCTCGACGCCAGCGAGCCCATCAGCGAACAGGACCTCCGCGTCCTCACCATGGCCGTCGAGTCCGGCAAGGGCATCGTCCTCGCCATGAACAAGTGGGACCTGGTGGACGAGGACCGCCGGAAGGAGATGGTCAGGGAGCTGGAACGCGGCCTGGTCCGCGTCCCCTGGGCGGAAACCGTCAACATCTCCGCCCTCACCGGCCGCGCCGTCCGCAAACTGGCCCCCGCCCTCCGCACGGCGCTGGCCTCCTGGGACACCCGCGTCCCCACCGGCAGGCTCAACTCCTGGCTGACCGCCCTCATCGCCGCCACCCCACCGCCCGTCCGCAGCGGCAAGCAGCCGAAGGTCCTCTTCGCCACCCAGGCCGCCACCAGGCCCCCGACCTTCGTCCTGTTCACCTCCGGCTTCCTCGAGGCGGGCTACCGCCGCTTCATCGAACGCAAGCTCCGCGAGGAATTCGGCTTCACCGGCAGTCCCGTCCGCATCTCCGTCCGCGTACGCGAGAAGCGCAGCTTCGGCGGCAAGGCAGGCAGCAAGTCCGGCGGCGGCAAGTCCGGCAAGCACTAGTTGATGTCCCCCACGAGCCCCTGCTCCGGCAGGGGCTCGTTGCTTTTCCGGCACTTCGTCCGCGGCTACTCACCGGTACGACGAAAGTTGACCAAAAACCCACAACTTCAGGTACTAGCTAACGATCTCCCACCAGGCGCATGCTGACACCCTCGATCGCACATCGGGGGGCGACCGAGCCCAGGGGGAAGCAGAGGCCCGCACCAGCGGGCCTCTGCCATATCCGCAGCTCAACCCCCTGCTCCTCAAACCCACCCCCCGTGTCGGGGCGCTACTGCAGATGCGCTAAGCTTTCCGAGCACCCCACAGAGGGGAGCGGCCGGGACGTGGCGCAGCTTGGTAGCGCACTTGACTGGGGGTCAAGGGGTCGCAGGTTCGAATCCTGTCGTCCCGACGGTCTGAATCAGCCCGCTGGTTCTGGGTTAACAGCCCAGGTCGGCGGGCTTTTTCGTGCGCGAATAACGATCTTCGTATGATCACTTACGGGATCTATTTTCAACATCAACAAGGCCGCAGAAGGAGCGCAGAAGGAGCGAGCCGCTCCAGAGTTTTGCCAGCGGGCAAATGTGGTCACCCCGAACGGGTGATTCGCCGCAACAGCGCCGAAATGTCACCCGTTGGCGTGAACCGATGTGAACGAACCTCAAGTGACGGTGAACGAAACGTCGCCATGGTTCGCGGACTGGCGGTCCGCGAACCATCGTCCGATAGGTGTGAGGTTCTGCCAATGGAATAGTGATTGAGTGATGGACGCAGTGCGCTCGTAGCCGCGCATGCGGGCGACCGTTCGATCCCTATGGGAGTGTTATAACCAGGCATAACCCTTACCTGCGGCGACTCGTGGCATCAAGTCGCTGACCTGCTGGTTTCGTCCGGGCGCATCCGGCTGCAACTGGTCGTTTTTGGACCTGTGACGATCCGTGGGCGGCCTGATCTTGATCGATTGTCGGCTGACTTTTTCAGGAGGTCGTACTGCGAAGTACCGAGATTATGTTGGGTGATCACATCGGTGAAACCATCGCTTCACCGGCCGGGAATCGTGCCACTGCCGGGGCGGGTGGCCGACCACGTTGGTCAACCACCCGCCGGCCATCAGGTCCTGGTGCTGCGTCGCGTGCGACGCTTGGTGACCACGAACAACCCCGCGCCGGCGCCGAGGAGCACGGCGCCCACGATGATGATCGTGCCGAGGCCTCCAAGTCCGGTGAATGCAAGGCCTCCGGGACTTGATGGTTCCTGTGCGGACGGCACCTCGGGCTGTGATGACTCCGTTGATGGAGTTGACGGCTCTGTCGAGGTGGTTGGTGGAACGCTGGTGGTCGTAGTCGTGGATGGAGCGCGTTCGGGGAACTGGAGTGACTCCAGCGGCCGGACGTCGATGCGCACAACGGCTTCGGACGAGCGACCGCGGCTGTCGGTCACCACCAAGCGGGCATCGACCGGCCCAGGTGCTGTGTACGTGTGGGTGGAAATTCCTTCCGTTCCGGACTGCTCGACCATGCCGTCGTTGTCGACGTCGAAGGCGTACGTCTCCCCGGTCCCGCTGTAGCTCGACGCGAGACCTGACAGGACCGTCTTGTTGCCGACGATGACGGTGCCCGCGGCCTTCAGTCGTGCGACGGGTGCGGTCGTCGCGTCCTCCACGGTCTGGACGATGCTCCTGGACACCTCGTCAGGTGAACCGATCGGGAAGACAGCCCCACCTGTCGCCGCCGAGATCGGTCCCAGTTGGGTGCTGAGGCCGGAATCGGCGGACAACGCGTAGACCGCAACCGGTGGGATCCTGTCGCCCGGTGCCGCCGCGATGCGTGCCTCGACCTCCGGCACGTCAGGGGAATCGGAGGGCGGTGATTGCTGCTGACCGGGAACATCCGGACTTGCCGCGGCCGCGCGCGCCGCGGAACCCACGGTCGGGGGCAGCGTGGGCATCGGCGCGATGCCCTTCGCGATTTCGGTGACTGTGGAGGCGGTCAGCCCGGTCACGGGCTCCGGGTCGTGTGCCGGTGCGTCACCGAGCACGATGAGCGCGCGTGAAGCCGAGCGGTCCCAGTCCGCGCCGAGTGCGGTGACCAGACCGGTGTACACCGCTTCCGGTGTGTCACCCCCACCGTCTGCCACGAGTCCACGCAGACCGGCCTCGAACGAGGCGAAGTCGTCGGTCAACCCGACGACCGTACGAGCGACGTAGCCGTCGCCGTGGTCGCGGTACTCGACCAACCCCACCCGTGCGTGTGGTGTCGCGGCGCGAAGCGCGTCCGCTGTGGCCTTGGCGCTGTTCACGGCCGCGGTGAGATAGGGCGTCATCGATCCGGTCGTGTCGATGGCGAACATCAGGTCGGCAGGACCCGCACCGGTGCTATCCGGCGGTGGCGGCGTGGTGGTGGCGGTCTCGGCCATGTCGCGAAGCACGCCGGCGAGCTGTGTGAGTTCCTCGTCCGTGCCGCCGTAGTTCGTGTGCGGCCCGAAGTCGCCTATCGGAGGCCATCGCAGCGTGAACTCGTAGTCGCAGACCGGGTCGTCCTCGTGGCAGAACAGGTGGAGCGGTATGGACAGGTCGTAGAACGAGTCACTGCTAGCCGTCCCGTCGTCCTGCTTGATCACCTGCCGGTAAATCCCGTCGCCGTTCGCACCGGTTCCCGTGACACCACGAGCATTGGGCTTCTGTGCCGGGTCCCCGACGCCGAACACGCCGGCGATCCAACCGGGCGGCAGATCGTCGGCCACCTCGCGAGCGGCGATCACGCCTTGCGAGTACCCGGCGAGCACGAATCGGGTGCCTGTCGTGGCGCATTCCTTGCGACGCTTGTAGATGTAGCCGTCCCCGAACAGCCGCCCATACTCGACCGAATCGAACAGGTCCTGATCCTCGTCGGCGTACTCCTCGGCGGGGATGGCGGGGTAGGGGACGCCGTACACCGGAACATCTGCCAGCGTGTACCCGCTGGCAGAAGCGAGTCCGCGAGCGTTGCCGATGATCTTCTGCAGGGTCGGCCCGGACAAACCGTTCGAACGACCCCCGTCGTCGACGCTGTCTTCGCCGCTACCACGAAAAGTCACGATCTCGACCTTCGCGCATTCGGCTGCTTGAGCGTGGCCGGCCGGTGCGGTCAACGCCGCGGATGCCAAGGCGAAGAGTCCTGCTGTGAGAATCGCGATGATCCGATGTGGACCTCTCGCCGATAACGATCTTCGTTCAGGCGGCGGTTTCATGTCTGGCACATAGCAACCGGGACTCTCTTCGTTACACGACAGGCGTTTGTACTCCGTGAGTGGCCTCGCCTTCGAGGGGATGGATTGCGCGCCGTTGTAGATTCACCCGATCGTGGTGCTAACCATTTGGCGGCGGGCGATACGGGAGTACCGCATGGTCGAACACCGACGGTGGTCACAGGCCTCAGTTGCTTGCCGGCAGCGTTGCTGAACAGGGGAGGGTTCCGGTGTTCATCTCCGCCGTCTATGTCCGCTTCTTCCGCTCGTTCAACTACGACTACCTGAGGAAAACTCACGAGGCGTTCAGCCCGTACCCGTGGGACGTGCTTCCTGGCGATCTGAAGTACCCGTTCGTCAAGGTAGACCTCGAAAAGTCGGTGACGACCGTGGTGGGCGCCAATGAGTCCGGGAAGAGCCAGTTGCTGTACGCGATCAAGTGCGCCCTCACTGGAAACGACATCCGACTTGGCGACTTCTGCCGGTACTCGCAGTTCTTCGCCGTGGACGACAACATGTCACCACCGGACTTCGGCCTGGAACTGTCTGGGCTCGATGCCGAGGAGAGGGTGGCAGTGAGCAAGGCGCTCAAGCCGAAGTCCCCTGCGGTGGGCGACCGGTTCTGCCTGTTCCGGTTCGGAGGCCGGCCCCCTGTCATCTTCATCCCCGACCAGGAAGACTGGCGAGAGGTTGAGGTGAAAAGTCCGGAGGCGTTGAACGCTCTACTGCCCAAGTCGTTCGAGATCGACTCCAACGTGGCACTTCCGGACAGCGTCCCCCTCCACTACCTGGCTGAAGACAAGCACTCCTTCCGCACCGCACCCCGCAGACTCCGGCGAAGCTTCATCCGGCAAGTGATCGACAACGCGGCCGAGTGGTTCGGTCAGCAACCAGAGGCCCCGCAGACTCGGCATCCCGCTGAGAATGCGTTCAACGAAGCGAACAAATCCTCGGAAGATCACAAGAAACAACTGCGGCTGGCGGACAAGCTGCTACTCGAAGTCGCGGGTGTGAGTCGGACAGCGTTCGCGCAACTCTTGAAGGCTGTGGAAGACGACGATGACGGCTACGCCAACGGAGTCGTCGCACAGATCAACAAGAGGCTCGCCGCCAAACTCAACCTGACCAAGTGGTGGTCACAGGACCACCACTTCCAGTTGCTGCTCACTCTGCGCGACCAAGATCTCGTCTTCACCATCCGGGACCGCACCGGCACCGAGTACTCCGCGGGCGAACGCAGCATGGGACTGCGGTACTTCCTGAGCTACTTCATCCAGTACCAGTCGCACGACAAGCCCGAGGCGGGTAAACGCGAGATCCTGCTGATGGACGAGCCCGACGCTTACCTGTCCAGTGCGGGCCAGCAGGACCTGCTGCGCATCTTCGAGGATTTCGCCAACCCAGAAGACCCGCAACGCACCCCGTGTCAGGTCGTCTACGTCACCCACTCACCGTTCTTGATTGACAAGAACCACGGCGAGCGCATCCGCGTGCTCGAAAAAGGTGAAGGA
This window contains:
- a CDS encoding AAA family ATPase, which gives rise to MFISAVYVRFFRSFNYDYLRKTHEAFSPYPWDVLPGDLKYPFVKVDLEKSVTTVVGANESGKSQLLYAIKCALTGNDIRLGDFCRYSQFFAVDDNMSPPDFGLELSGLDAEERVAVSKALKPKSPAVGDRFCLFRFGGRPPVIFIPDQEDWREVEVKSPEALNALLPKSFEIDSNVALPDSVPLHYLAEDKHSFRTAPRRLRRSFIRQVIDNAAEWFGQQPEAPQTRHPAENAFNEANKSSEDHKKQLRLADKLLLEVAGVSRTAFAQLLKAVEDDDDGYANGVVAQINKRLAAKLNLTKWWSQDHHFQLLLTLRDQDLVFTIRDRTGTEYSAGERSMGLRYFLSYFIQYQSHDKPEAGKREILLMDEPDAYLSSAGQQDLLRIFEDFANPEDPQRTPCQVVYVTHSPFLIDKNHGERIRVLEKGEGDEGTRVVRNAVQNHYEPLRSAFGSFVAETTFISNCNLMLEGPADQVLIAGMSARLRRADPDPLTNIDLNTVTLVPAGGAGNVPYLVYLARGRDVEKPAVIVLLDSDKAGDAAVGDLGQGLRGKRLIDKKFILQLGDLQSDEITTGNPEGLAAIEDLIPLGVAVQAVKKYGAAFLTPDKAAELESLTVDDVVYEAQTDTHHALQKAARAKVPGLGLAKVGFARCVLDVVNDGLSVEEARTVDTNFRALFTELGRLQRDAMREFTADKTDTKVKRLKDSFLLDHPDTATKAQVAMLLEEVAASLDNSADADHLRNHMLLIKRNHHLDGKTSDSIPDYSAFKDDLAKLAYALLNDVQLNPAK
- a CDS encoding VWA domain-containing protein — encoded protein: MASAALTAPAGHAQAAECAKVEIVTFRGSGEDSVDDGGRSNGLSGPTLQKIIGNARGLASASGYTLADVPVYGVPYPAIPAEEYADEDQDLFDSVEYGRLFGDGYIYKRRKECATTGTRFVLAGYSQGVIAAREVADDLPPGWIAGVFGVGDPAQKPNARGVTGTGANGDGIYRQVIKQDDGTASSDSFYDLSIPLHLFCHEDDPVCDYEFTLRWPPIGDFGPHTNYGGTDEELTQLAGVLRDMAETATTTPPPPDSTGAGPADLMFAIDTTGSMTPYLTAAVNSAKATADALRAATPHARVGLVEYRDHGDGYVARTVVGLTDDFASFEAGLRGLVADGGGDTPEAVYTGLVTALGADWDRSASRALIVLGDAPAHDPEPVTGLTASTVTEIAKGIAPMPTLPPTVGSAARAAAASPDVPGQQQSPPSDSPDVPEVEARIAAAPGDRIPPVAVYALSADSGLSTQLGPISAATGGAVFPIGSPDEVSRSIVQTVEDATTAPVARLKAAGTVIVGNKTVLSGLASSYSGTGETYAFDVDNDGMVEQSGTEGISTHTYTAPGPVDARLVVTDSRGRSSEAVVRIDVRPLESLQFPERAPSTTTTTSVPPTTSTEPSTPSTESSQPEVPSAQEPSSPGGLAFTGLGGLGTIIIVGAVLLGAGAGLFVVTKRRTRRSTRT
- the der gene encoding ribosome biogenesis GTPase Der, which codes for MTDLDGTWTDESDWSGFDGDGGEDGEEAAVPQPTLAVVGRPNVGKSTLVNRIIGRREAVVQDVPGVTRDRIAYDALWNGRKFTVVDTGGWEPDATGLQAAVAEQAELAMAAADVILLVVDATVGATATEEAVAKILRRSKRPVLLVANKVDDERLMAETASLWSLGLGEPWPVSGLHGRGSGDLLDEILKALPESPRDDFNPVTGPRRVALVGKPNVGKSSLLNRLTGENRSVVDSVAGTTVDPVDTIVELDDEVWRFVDTAGLRKRVNFASGAEYYASLRTKAAIDSAEVAIVLLDASEPISEQDLRVLTMAVESGKGIVLAMNKWDLVDEDRRKEMVRELERGLVRVPWAETVNISALTGRAVRKLAPALRTALASWDTRVPTGRLNSWLTALIAATPPPVRSGKQPKVLFATQAATRPPTFVLFTSGFLEAGYRRFIERKLREEFGFTGSPVRISVRVREKRSFGGKAGSKSGGGKSGKH